In Candidatus Nitrosarchaeum limnium SFB1, the following proteins share a genomic window:
- a CDS encoding hypothetical protein (hypothetical protein Nmar_1367) has product MKRDTAKYLVYSTYAIQYISKISTTYGDYLDSVIYLNKFVLSRYPQIILHKQGVPYESRFVNVNSGYIGAVKMTVLEEQIHSAQETLQKLNRDAATKVNLINEELATIILKLNNQIVNELSEYLQLQAVPDDFPFAKKANLFFFLNPDHFLIEQIGPDVMTFTHVEIDPKISDKIPQLLDIYKRWLIPIQQHHAAFTIMEGMAGFAIENILNDDMDFKNYLTTFMGTDFSSYQVRKSMGKDFTKKIYEKLGKKTFRQLIELPPNTREIKEPQLYLNRIKP; this is encoded by the coding sequence ATGAAAAGAGATACTGCAAAATATTTGGTATATTCGACATATGCAATTCAGTATATCTCTAAAATTTCAACTACATATGGAGATTATTTGGATTCTGTGATATATCTGAACAAGTTTGTACTATCAAGATATCCTCAAATCATCTTACATAAACAAGGAGTACCATACGAATCAAGATTTGTAAATGTTAATTCAGGTTATATTGGAGCAGTTAAAATGACTGTATTAGAAGAACAGATTCATTCAGCACAGGAAACATTGCAAAAATTAAACAGAGATGCAGCGACTAAAGTTAATTTAATCAATGAAGAGTTGGCAACGATTATTTTGAAATTAAACAATCAAATAGTAAATGAACTGTCTGAATATTTACAGCTTCAAGCTGTTCCAGACGATTTTCCATTTGCAAAAAAAGCCAATCTGTTTTTCTTTTTGAATCCTGATCATTTCTTAATTGAGCAAATTGGTCCAGATGTAATGACTTTTACTCATGTAGAAATAGATCCTAAAATTTCAGATAAAATTCCTCAATTACTCGATATTTACAAAAGATGGTTAATCCCAATTCAACAGCATCATGCAGCTTTTACTATAATGGAGGGAATGGCAGGATTTGCCATAGAAAACATTCTAAATGATGATATGGATTTTAAGAACTATTTAACTACCTTTATGGGCACGGATTTTTCATCATATCAGGTAAGAAAAAGCATGGGCAAAGACTTTACTAAAAAAATATATGAAAAATTAGGCAAAAAAACGTTCAGGCAATTAATTGAACTTCCACCAAATACAAGAGAAATCAAAGAGCCACAATTATACCTCAATAGGATTAAACCGTAA
- a CDS encoding hypothetical protein (hypothetical protein Nmar_1368) codes for MQEKFDPLVAEWLSFVNNPNFNLVEKCLKFAQILEYPNLSIEEYIQKINVIGKSLKETLSDVKNPTYLISILNEHLFQNLGFSGDGDDYYNPKNNFLNEVIDKKSGLPITISILYVEIAKFIGLDLKIIGFPSHILVKYNEEMILDPFNDGMLLDVDDLQEILDENFGGELEFKPEFLDSIGHEQILVRLARNLKNSYVQSFVYDKALRCTNMVLAIEPNSPDDIRDKGILEERLLNSDTALKYLNMYLEINPNAEDVDFILELIRSIKTKN; via the coding sequence TTGCAAGAAAAATTTGATCCCCTAGTAGCAGAATGGTTATCATTTGTAAATAATCCAAATTTTAATTTAGTTGAAAAATGTCTAAAATTTGCTCAAATTCTTGAATATCCTAATTTAAGCATTGAAGAATATATTCAAAAGATCAATGTAATCGGAAAATCATTAAAAGAAACACTTAGTGATGTAAAAAATCCTACATATCTAATTTCAATTTTAAATGAGCATCTTTTTCAAAATTTAGGATTTAGTGGAGATGGTGACGATTACTATAATCCAAAAAACAATTTCTTAAATGAAGTAATCGATAAAAAATCAGGACTTCCGATTACAATATCAATATTGTATGTAGAAATTGCAAAATTCATAGGATTGGATCTTAAAATAATTGGATTTCCAAGTCACATTTTAGTAAAATATAATGAAGAAATGATTTTAGATCCTTTCAATGATGGAATGTTATTAGACGTAGATGATCTGCAAGAAATTCTAGATGAAAATTTTGGGGGGGAATTAGAATTCAAACCTGAATTTCTAGATAGTATTGGACATGAACAAATTTTAGTCAGGTTAGCTAGAAATTTGAAAAATTCATATGTTCAATCTTTTGTATATGATAAAGCTCTTAGATGTACAAACATGGTTCTAGCAATAGAACCTAATTCGCCAGACGATATCAGAGATAAAGGAATACTAGAGGAGAGGTTATTGAATTCAGATACAGCATTGAAATATTTGAATATGTATTTAGAGATAAATCCTAATGCAGAAGATGTAGATTTTATTTTAGAATTAATAAGAAGTATAAAGACAAAAAATTAA
- a CDS encoding hypothetical protein (hypothetical protein Nmar_1369): protein MSSEAETIYERVAKLEDEIALLRSEVDILKRALRNKIARHEISMIKKGQDISSIID, encoded by the coding sequence ATGAGTTCAGAAGCTGAAACAATCTATGAGAGAGTAGCAAAACTTGAAGATGAGATTGCACTACTTAGAAGCGAAGTTGATATTCTTAAAAGAGCATTACGAAATAAGATTGCCAGACATGAGATATCAATGATCAAAAAAGGACAAGATATCAGTTCTATTATTGATTAA
- a CDS encoding hypothetical protein (hypothetical protein CENSYa_0053), with product MGRRKTQKIIRTGPKNATTGMCPLCKTIGKVFLLGPPGQERGKCEKCRQEFEL from the coding sequence ATGGGACGTAGAAAAACTCAGAAGATTATACGCACTGGTCCAAAAAATGCAACAACAGGAATGTGTCCTTTATGTAAGACTATTGGTAAAGTTTTCCTTCTTGGTCCTCCTGGTCAAGAAAGGGGAAAATGTGAGAAATGTCGTCAGGAATTTGAATTGTAG
- a CDS encoding hypothetical protein (hypothetical protein Nmar_1208) yields MTKLVVQPYKKGSQYWSYIVKVCATDYPLAIATVELKSDMEKVLLGVNNVIAKDKCSYYGAVMKANDGKTLGATMLLKGDAVNEIQNILTKLPTSTKTQKDQYIGRLVQLYNTLGYVPRF; encoded by the coding sequence ATGACTAAATTAGTTGTGCAACCATACAAAAAAGGATCTCAATATTGGAGCTATATTGTTAAAGTATGTGCAACAGATTACCCGCTAGCAATTGCAACAGTTGAACTTAAATCTGATATGGAAAAAGTATTGCTTGGAGTAAATAATGTAATTGCAAAAGATAAGTGTTCTTACTATGGAGCAGTTATGAAAGCCAATGATGGTAAAACTCTTGGTGCAACAATGCTGCTTAAAGGTGATGCAGTAAATGAAATTCAAAACATCCTAACTAAATTACCAACTAGTACAAAAACACAAAAGGATCAATATATTGGAAGACTAGTACAATTATACAATACTCTTGGATACGTCCCTAGATTCTAA